One window of the Archangium primigenium genome contains the following:
- the serS gene encoding serine--tRNA ligase: MLDLKYVAQNFDAVVARLQSRGGSLDLGPFKSLVSERRDLYVAMESLSARRNAANEEMKRKAKEDPAALDALRGEMRGVSQSIKEKEARLKEVEEELSRILLVIPNVPHESVPTGGGAEGNVQTRIWGDKPQLPFTPKQHFELGEKLGMLDFERAAKVSGSRFTFYKGALARLERALVTFMIDVHTQKGYVELLPPYLVLREAMMGTGQLPKFEDDVFKTLGEPERFLIPTAEVPVTNYHADEILEGEALPVRYCAFSPSFRAEAGAAGRDTRGLIRQHQFHKVELVKFATPDSSLEELEKMTDDACDILRRLGLHHRVMLLCTGDMGFASRKTYDIEVWLPGQAAYREISSCSDCGDFQARRAKIRFRAQKGDKPQLLHTLNGSGLAVGRTTIAILENYQREDGTVAIPEVLVPYMGGLKELKPL; encoded by the coding sequence ATGCTGGATCTCAAGTACGTCGCGCAGAATTTCGATGCGGTCGTCGCCCGGTTGCAGTCCCGGGGCGGCAGCCTGGACCTCGGCCCCTTCAAGAGCCTCGTGTCGGAACGGCGCGACCTCTACGTGGCCATGGAGTCACTCTCCGCGCGCCGCAACGCCGCCAACGAGGAGATGAAGCGCAAGGCGAAGGAGGATCCCGCCGCGCTCGACGCCCTGCGCGGGGAAATGCGCGGCGTCTCCCAGTCCATCAAGGAGAAGGAGGCGCGGCTCAAGGAGGTGGAGGAGGAGCTCAGCCGCATCCTGCTCGTCATCCCCAACGTCCCCCACGAGTCCGTGCCCACCGGCGGGGGCGCCGAGGGCAACGTGCAGACGCGCATCTGGGGGGACAAGCCCCAGCTGCCCTTCACCCCCAAGCAGCACTTCGAGCTGGGCGAGAAGCTGGGCATGCTGGACTTCGAGCGGGCCGCCAAGGTGTCCGGCTCGCGCTTCACCTTCTACAAGGGCGCCCTGGCCCGGCTCGAGCGCGCGCTCGTCACCTTCATGATCGACGTGCACACCCAGAAGGGTTACGTCGAGCTCCTGCCGCCCTACCTCGTGCTGCGCGAGGCGATGATGGGCACCGGCCAGCTGCCCAAGTTCGAGGACGACGTCTTCAAGACGCTGGGCGAGCCCGAGCGCTTCCTCATCCCCACCGCGGAGGTGCCCGTCACCAACTACCACGCGGATGAAATCCTCGAGGGCGAGGCCCTGCCGGTGCGCTACTGCGCGTTCAGCCCCAGCTTCCGCGCCGAGGCGGGCGCGGCGGGCCGGGACACGCGCGGCCTCATCCGCCAGCACCAGTTCCACAAGGTGGAGCTGGTGAAGTTCGCCACGCCCGACTCCAGCCTCGAGGAGCTGGAGAAGATGACGGATGACGCCTGCGACATCCTGCGCCGGCTGGGCCTGCACCACCGGGTGATGCTCCTGTGCACCGGGGACATGGGCTTCGCCTCGCGCAAGACGTACGACATCGAGGTCTGGCTGCCGGGCCAGGCGGCCTACCGGGAGATCTCCTCCTGCTCGGACTGCGGCGACTTCCAGGCCCGCCGGGCGAAAATCCGCTTCCGGGCCCAGAAGGGCGACAAGCCCCAGCTCTTGCACACCCTCAACGGCAGTGGCCTGGCCGTGGGCCGCACCACCATCGCCATCCTGGAGAACTACCAGCGCGAGGACGGCACCGTCGCCATCCCCGAGGTGCTGGTGCCGTACATGGGGGGCCTCAAAGAGCTCAAGCCGCTCTAA
- a CDS encoding DNA polymerase III subunit gamma/tau — protein sequence MTNVRPPPQARPEVPPAEAPVDDERLFPEEGPADGCASGECLPDAPPVAAAPAAMPEPEPESVRPFDVHHARPPAASPQASPGMAPSGRDNPRRPLQERWRSAVDTVKETSGRHAKSLASGRLLWIREGEVAIAYPPKDGFHKTTVLGAAGRALVEKALSEHFARPTKLVVQDCAEGDMRPEAGLVSLSSQDASERAAYEKSTEGRVRAHPSVRAALRLLGGEIEHIQVYDLPTRPAALPTSETPDESA from the coding sequence GTGACGAACGTGCGCCCGCCGCCCCAGGCCCGTCCCGAGGTGCCTCCCGCCGAGGCCCCCGTCGACGACGAGCGCCTGTTCCCCGAGGAGGGGCCCGCGGACGGCTGCGCCTCGGGCGAGTGCTTGCCCGATGCCCCGCCCGTGGCCGCCGCGCCCGCGGCGATGCCCGAGCCGGAGCCCGAGTCCGTCCGGCCCTTCGACGTCCACCATGCGCGCCCGCCCGCCGCGTCGCCCCAGGCATCCCCGGGCATGGCCCCCTCGGGCCGGGACAATCCCCGGCGGCCGCTCCAGGAGCGCTGGCGCTCGGCCGTGGACACGGTGAAGGAGACGTCCGGACGGCACGCCAAGTCGCTCGCCAGCGGTCGCCTGCTGTGGATCCGCGAGGGTGAGGTCGCCATCGCCTATCCGCCCAAGGACGGCTTCCACAAGACGACCGTGCTGGGCGCCGCCGGCCGTGCCCTGGTCGAGAAGGCCCTGAGCGAGCACTTCGCCCGGCCCACGAAGCTCGTGGTGCAGGACTGCGCGGAGGGGGACATGCGCCCCGAGGCGGGCCTGGTGAGCCTCTCGTCCCAGGATGCCTCCGAGCGGGCCGCCTACGAGAAGAGCACCGAGGGCCGGGTGCGCGCCCATCCCTCCGTGCGCGCCGCGCTCCGGCTGCTCGGCGGGGAGATCGAGCACATCCAGGTCTATGACCTGCCCACCCGTCCGGCCGCTCTCCCTACGAGCGAGACTCCTGACGAGAGCGCCTGA
- a CDS encoding YbaB/EbfC family nucleoid-associated protein has translation MPGIDLNYFIRQANKLTEKIEQRKKELAEETIEAQAGDGRVTVVANCIQEVRSIKIDKSLVDPNDLGMLEDLVTAAVNAALASSRDKMQRELGKISGGVKIPGIT, from the coding sequence ATGCCCGGCATCGACCTGAACTACTTCATCCGTCAGGCCAACAAGCTCACGGAGAAGATCGAGCAGCGCAAGAAGGAACTGGCCGAGGAGACCATCGAGGCCCAGGCCGGCGACGGCCGGGTGACGGTGGTCGCCAACTGCATCCAGGAAGTGCGCAGCATCAAGATCGACAAGTCGCTCGTGGACCCGAACGACCTGGGCATGCTGGAGGATCTGGTGACCGCCGCGGTCAACGCCGCCCTGGCGAGCAGCCGCGACAAGATGCAGCGCGAGCTCGGCAAGATCTCGGGCGGCGTGAAGATCCCCGGCATTACTTGA
- the tadA gene encoding tRNA adenosine(34) deaminase TadA, which translates to MSLDEAFMQQALALAREAAGLGEVPVGALAVHDGKIIGSGFNRREIDRNPLAHAEIFAMDAAAKTLGVWRLTGVTLYVTLEPCAMCAGALVQSRVTRLVFGTLDPKAGAVGSLYNLAEEPRHNHRLQVTSGIMADDCRQVLKDFFARLRARKNDK; encoded by the coding sequence ATGAGTCTGGATGAAGCTTTCATGCAGCAGGCGCTCGCGCTCGCGCGGGAAGCCGCTGGACTCGGGGAAGTTCCTGTCGGCGCGTTGGCGGTCCACGATGGCAAGATCATCGGTTCGGGCTTCAACCGGCGCGAAATCGACCGCAACCCCCTGGCGCACGCGGAAATCTTCGCGATGGACGCGGCGGCCAAGACATTGGGCGTCTGGCGCCTGACGGGTGTCACCCTGTATGTGACGTTGGAACCCTGCGCCATGTGCGCGGGAGCACTGGTTCAATCCCGGGTCACCCGGCTCGTATTTGGAACCCTGGATCCCAAGGCGGGTGCTGTTGGCTCGCTCTACAACCTGGCCGAGGAACCCCGGCACAACCACCGGCTCCAGGTCACGAGTGGCATCATGGCGGACGATTGCCGCCAGGTTTTGAAGGACTTCTTCGCCCGGTTGCGCGCGAGGAAAAACGACAAGTGA
- a CDS encoding tetratricopeptide repeat protein: MKVSCPSCQTNYNIDDKRIPPGGAKLKCARCQNTFPIKLEGAAAPATPAAIPLPGPAAASAPAAIPLPSPSRAPVPAFGADDDLHRPVEEATRVMAIPLPSAAFRDNASPPPAGGAIPLPGIAAPAHQAIPLPGASDPYAQAADPYAQAGDPYAADPYAQAPEHQAIPLPGASDPYAQADDPYAQAGDPYAADPYAQAPEHQAIPLPGASDPYAQADDPYAQAGDPYAADPYAQAPMDAVALPPPAAHEDPYAYAADPFGAQAPMDAVALPPPAGDAYAYAAEPAQDAGFDLPPPQQPEESFASVQADDAFALPPPAQAASADDAFAVEEDPFALPPPAQAAADDAFAVEEDPFALPPPAQAAADDAFAVEEDPFALPPPPEGAVAVDFSDPVVGEPTSMDVGLDFSEPPPAAAGMTTNAPGFDDMDFGSPVEGASIPDALEFDPTAPVMPGQDDLEVDLSAPLPPPPTAGAADGLEMLSFIDDAAKDSGAKGRGAQQRRYQVRRRSGKVFGPFEEGVVVKMLEDGQLLGNEDVSSDGEGWVPIGTVALFAAAIQKLMEGPGTPAAAAAPPPVDAKAGPATQSAANAAASAANMERINQLYGGRMAQVSVVDTTSKMEIILGQVKKRLPLVLSVAAGVAVLGVGLGFGATRYGVFGMKKFFPAQVKSGGELAAKVDAAHKALLTDSVEGYKQARDLSAQVLKDDEYPEVRALHCQAVFYLQRRYAVSPGGDVSTCRSEETRERLELLGEHNLEYVKYQAGAALQARNAQGALQALSSARGRDDNKGDVELALLLAETQASLKQNAAAIATLTDVIKREPKLAKAQHALGNLYQAEGKADEAVTAYQAALDADATHLISSVELAAVELLLRKDAQKGLAAAARALDEKTLSHMGPAELSRAQTLKGIALLQLFDLPAAEKELQAALDKDPESLTVKRYLAQVLQAERQFEKALPLFQAVAKAEPQNIDAVGGYISTLATLGKVEDAQKQIEEASKRFPDNAHIEYLYGRIDEARDNNTSAEQHYAKALKVDAQFVAAHVAMGRLHLRLHRLDQARAQFEEAATKAPDKAPVHAALGELALAENHIDKAQEEFTRAVGLDPNLADAHLGLSRLALLAGDVTKARQEVDKALELDAHSLKGGRLQRGIVMWRQGALDEALSELEKAKKEEPRSVGIPTMLGAVYLDKGIAVRSEKKETEATQAFKEAESNLMLALKSEPSNAEANYYLALVKGRRGEFTQAIESMKTAVDRASKRADYHYALGVLYRDAKLPAEAIAEWKKTVTLDPKLVDAYEALGQAYIETNAIDDAIGAYQSVIKADPTRTRALASIGDAHFTAMHWRDAVKSYEQAIKADPNLTQVYYKLGRAWSEQNQYGKAIDFYTKALASAPDNADGWYHLGYAYKEKGKKKDAVRSFKEYLSRKPQAQDRKEIEDEISFLQ, from the coding sequence ATGAAAGTCTCCTGCCCGTCTTGCCAGACGAATTACAACATCGATGACAAGCGGATCCCGCCGGGCGGCGCGAAGCTCAAGTGCGCCCGGTGCCAGAACACCTTTCCCATCAAGCTGGAGGGCGCGGCGGCTCCCGCGACGCCCGCCGCCATTCCGCTGCCCGGACCGGCCGCCGCGTCCGCGCCCGCCGCCATTCCCCTGCCGAGCCCCTCGCGTGCTCCAGTGCCCGCGTTCGGCGCCGACGATGATCTGCACCGGCCCGTGGAGGAAGCCACGCGGGTGATGGCCATTCCGCTGCCCAGCGCGGCCTTCCGCGACAACGCGTCCCCGCCGCCCGCCGGGGGAGCCATTCCCCTGCCCGGCATCGCGGCCCCCGCGCACCAGGCCATTCCCTTGCCCGGCGCGAGCGACCCCTACGCCCAGGCCGCGGACCCCTACGCCCAGGCCGGCGACCCCTACGCGGCCGACCCCTACGCCCAGGCTCCCGAGCACCAGGCCATTCCCCTGCCCGGCGCGAGCGACCCCTACGCCCAGGCGGACGACCCCTACGCCCAGGCCGGCGACCCCTACGCGGCCGACCCCTACGCCCAGGCTCCCGAGCACCAGGCCATTCCCCTGCCCGGCGCGAGCGACCCCTACGCCCAGGCGGACGACCCCTACGCCCAGGCCGGTGACCCCTACGCGGCCGACCCCTACGCCCAGGCCCCGATGGACGCCGTGGCCCTGCCGCCTCCGGCCGCCCACGAGGACCCCTACGCCTACGCCGCGGATCCGTTCGGCGCCCAGGCCCCGATGGATGCCGTCGCCCTGCCCCCGCCCGCCGGAGACGCCTACGCGTACGCGGCCGAGCCCGCCCAGGACGCGGGCTTCGACCTGCCGCCGCCCCAGCAGCCCGAGGAGTCCTTCGCCTCCGTCCAGGCCGATGACGCCTTCGCCCTGCCTCCGCCCGCGCAGGCCGCCTCCGCCGACGACGCCTTCGCCGTCGAGGAGGATCCCTTCGCCCTGCCTCCGCCCGCGCAGGCCGCCGCCGACGACGCCTTCGCCGTCGAGGAGGATCCCTTCGCCCTGCCTCCGCCCGCGCAGGCCGCCGCCGACGACGCCTTCGCCGTCGAGGAGGATCCCTTCGCCCTGCCTCCGCCCCCGGAGGGCGCGGTCGCCGTGGACTTCTCCGATCCCGTGGTGGGCGAGCCCACGTCCATGGACGTGGGCCTGGACTTCTCCGAGCCGCCGCCCGCCGCGGCCGGGATGACCACGAACGCCCCCGGCTTCGACGACATGGACTTCGGGAGCCCGGTGGAGGGCGCGTCCATCCCCGACGCCCTGGAGTTCGACCCCACCGCGCCCGTCATGCCCGGGCAGGATGACCTCGAGGTCGACCTGTCCGCCCCGCTGCCGCCGCCGCCCACCGCGGGCGCCGCGGATGGCCTGGAGATGCTCAGCTTCATCGACGACGCGGCCAAGGACAGTGGCGCCAAGGGCCGAGGCGCCCAGCAGCGCCGCTACCAGGTGCGCCGTCGCTCGGGCAAGGTGTTCGGCCCGTTCGAGGAGGGCGTGGTCGTCAAGATGCTCGAGGACGGCCAGTTGCTCGGCAACGAGGACGTGTCCTCGGATGGCGAGGGCTGGGTGCCCATCGGCACGGTGGCGCTCTTCGCCGCGGCCATCCAGAAGCTCATGGAGGGCCCGGGCACGCCCGCGGCGGCCGCCGCGCCGCCGCCCGTGGACGCCAAGGCGGGCCCGGCCACGCAGTCCGCCGCCAACGCCGCCGCCAGCGCCGCCAACATGGAGCGCATCAACCAGTTGTACGGCGGGCGCATGGCCCAGGTCTCCGTGGTGGACACCACCTCGAAGATGGAGATCATCCTGGGCCAGGTGAAGAAGCGCCTGCCCCTGGTGCTGTCGGTGGCCGCGGGCGTGGCCGTGCTGGGCGTGGGCCTGGGCTTCGGCGCCACGCGCTACGGCGTCTTCGGCATGAAGAAGTTCTTCCCCGCCCAGGTGAAGTCCGGGGGCGAGCTGGCCGCCAAGGTGGACGCCGCGCACAAGGCGCTGCTCACGGACTCGGTGGAGGGCTACAAGCAGGCGCGGGACCTGTCGGCCCAGGTACTCAAGGACGACGAGTACCCCGAGGTGCGCGCGCTGCATTGCCAGGCCGTCTTCTACCTGCAGCGCCGCTACGCGGTGTCCCCGGGCGGCGACGTGTCGACCTGCCGCTCCGAGGAGACCCGCGAGCGCCTGGAGCTCCTGGGCGAGCACAACCTGGAGTACGTGAAGTACCAGGCGGGCGCGGCCCTGCAGGCGCGCAACGCGCAGGGCGCCCTGCAGGCGCTCAGCAGCGCGCGGGGCCGGGATGACAACAAGGGCGACGTGGAACTCGCGCTGCTGCTGGCCGAGACCCAGGCGAGCCTCAAGCAGAACGCCGCGGCCATCGCCACGCTCACGGACGTCATCAAGCGCGAGCCCAAGCTGGCCAAGGCCCAGCACGCCCTGGGCAACCTCTACCAGGCCGAGGGCAAGGCGGACGAGGCCGTGACGGCCTACCAGGCCGCGCTCGACGCGGACGCCACGCACCTCATCTCCTCGGTGGAGCTGGCCGCGGTGGAGTTGCTGCTGCGCAAGGACGCCCAGAAGGGCCTGGCGGCCGCCGCGCGCGCGCTGGACGAGAAGACCCTCTCGCACATGGGCCCCGCGGAGCTGTCGCGGGCCCAGACGCTCAAGGGCATCGCGCTCCTGCAGCTCTTCGATCTGCCGGCGGCGGAGAAGGAGCTCCAGGCCGCGCTGGACAAGGATCCGGAGTCGCTCACCGTCAAGCGCTACCTGGCGCAGGTGCTCCAGGCCGAGCGGCAGTTCGAGAAGGCCCTGCCCCTGTTCCAGGCGGTGGCCAAGGCCGAGCCGCAGAACATCGACGCGGTGGGCGGCTACATCTCCACGCTGGCGACGCTGGGCAAGGTCGAGGACGCCCAGAAGCAGATCGAGGAGGCCAGCAAGCGCTTCCCCGACAACGCCCACATCGAGTACCTCTACGGTCGCATCGACGAGGCGCGCGACAACAACACCTCCGCCGAGCAGCACTACGCCAAGGCGCTCAAGGTGGACGCGCAGTTCGTCGCGGCCCACGTCGCGATGGGCCGTCTGCACCTGCGCCTGCACCGCCTGGACCAGGCCCGCGCCCAGTTCGAGGAAGCCGCCACCAAGGCGCCCGACAAGGCCCCGGTGCACGCGGCGCTGGGTGAGCTCGCGCTCGCCGAGAACCACATCGACAAGGCGCAGGAGGAGTTCACGCGCGCCGTCGGGTTGGATCCCAACCTCGCCGATGCCCACCTGGGCCTGTCGCGCCTGGCGCTGCTCGCCGGGGACGTGACCAAGGCCCGCCAGGAGGTGGACAAGGCCCTGGAACTGGATGCGCACTCGCTCAAGGGCGGGCGGCTGCAGCGCGGCATCGTGATGTGGCGCCAGGGCGCGCTGGACGAGGCCCTCTCCGAACTGGAGAAGGCCAAGAAGGAAGAGCCGCGCTCGGTGGGCATCCCCACCATGCTGGGCGCCGTCTACCTCGACAAGGGCATCGCCGTGCGCTCGGAGAAGAAGGAGACCGAGGCCACCCAGGCCTTCAAGGAGGCCGAGAGCAACCTGATGCTGGCGCTCAAGAGCGAGCCGTCCAACGCCGAGGCGAACTACTACCTCGCCCTGGTCAAGGGCCGGCGCGGCGAGTTCACCCAGGCCATCGAGAGCATGAAGACCGCCGTGGACCGGGCCTCCAAGCGGGCCGACTACCACTACGCCCTGGGCGTGCTCTACCGCGACGCCAAGCTGCCCGCGGAGGCCATCGCCGAGTGGAAGAAGACCGTCACCCTGGACCCCAAGCTGGTGGACGCCTACGAGGCGCTGGGTCAGGCCTACATCGAGACCAACGCCATCGACGACGCCATTGGCGCCTACCAGTCGGTCATCAAGGCGGACCCCACGCGCACCCGGGCGCTGGCCTCCATCGGCGACGCGCACTTCACCGCCATGCACTGGCGTGACGCCGTGAAGTCCTACGAGCAGGCCATCAAGGCCGACCCGAACCTCACCCAGGTCTACTACAAGCTGGGACGCGCCTGGAGCGAGCAGAACCAGTACGGCAAGGCCATCGATTTCTACACCAAGGCGCTCGCCAGCGCCCCGGACAACGCCGATGGCTGGTACCACCTGGGCTACGCCTACAAGGAGAAGGGCAAGAAGAAGGACGCCGTGCGCTCCTTCAAGGAGTACCTCTCGCGCAAGCCCCAGGCCCAGGATCGCAAGGAGATCGAGGACGAGATCTCCTTCCTGCAGTAG
- the dnaX gene encoding DNA polymerase III subunit gamma/tau, which yields MSYLVLARKWRPQTFDDMTGQEHVVRTVANAIKMNRVAHAYLFCGPRGVGKTTAARLLAKALNCEKGPTASPCDQCQACREIAAGTSVDVAEIDGASNNGVENVREIRENAKYLPQRDRHKIYIIDEVHMLSGAAFNALLKTLEEPPGHVKFIFATTEAHKLPDTILSRCQRHNFRRIPAKVMLERLKYICAQEKVAISERALSMVVRQSEGGMRDSLSLLDQIFSACGADPSDEAVADALGAIDRTVVQDFAEALVRKDARRVLERVEDVFNRGLDLKRLAEELALQLRHLFVARTLGEAPSELAESERTALTTLAKEADAAQISRLFDIVHGCVWEVSRAAQPRLALEMALLKAIQLSPAGSIPELLARVDRLAAGLGPDDAHKAAPGASGGRSSPAPFRSH from the coding sequence ATGAGCTACCTCGTTCTCGCCCGCAAGTGGCGCCCGCAGACGTTCGACGACATGACCGGCCAGGAGCACGTGGTCCGCACGGTCGCCAACGCCATCAAGATGAACCGCGTGGCGCACGCCTACCTGTTCTGCGGCCCGCGCGGCGTGGGCAAGACGACCGCCGCCCGCCTGCTCGCCAAGGCCCTCAACTGCGAGAAGGGCCCCACGGCCAGCCCGTGTGATCAGTGCCAGGCGTGCCGGGAGATCGCCGCGGGCACCTCGGTGGACGTGGCGGAGATCGACGGTGCCTCCAACAACGGCGTGGAGAACGTCCGGGAGATCCGCGAGAACGCCAAGTACCTGCCGCAGCGCGACCGGCACAAGATCTACATCATCGACGAGGTCCACATGCTCTCGGGGGCGGCGTTCAACGCCCTCCTCAAGACGCTGGAGGAGCCGCCCGGGCACGTGAAGTTCATCTTCGCGACCACCGAGGCGCACAAGCTCCCGGACACCATCCTCTCGCGCTGCCAGCGCCACAACTTCCGGCGCATCCCCGCCAAGGTGATGCTCGAGCGGCTCAAGTACATCTGCGCCCAGGAGAAGGTGGCCATCTCCGAGCGCGCGCTCTCCATGGTGGTGCGCCAGTCCGAGGGCGGCATGCGCGACTCGCTCAGCCTCCTGGACCAGATCTTCTCCGCCTGTGGCGCGGACCCCAGTGACGAGGCCGTGGCCGACGCCCTCGGCGCCATCGACCGCACCGTGGTGCAGGACTTCGCCGAGGCCCTGGTCCGCAAGGACGCCCGGCGCGTGCTCGAGCGGGTGGAGGACGTCTTCAACCGCGGGTTGGATCTCAAGCGGCTCGCCGAGGAGCTCGCGCTCCAGCTGCGCCACCTCTTCGTGGCCCGCACCCTGGGCGAGGCCCCTTCGGAGCTGGCCGAGTCCGAGCGCACCGCGCTCACCACGCTCGCCAAGGAGGCGGACGCGGCGCAGATCTCCCGGCTCTTCGACATCGTGCACGGGTGCGTGTGGGAGGTGTCGCGCGCGGCCCAGCCCCGGCTCGCCCTGGAGATGGCGCTGCTCAAGGCCATCCAGCTCTCGCCCGCCGGCTCCATCCCGGAGCTGCTCGCCCGGGTGGATCGCCTCGCCGCCGGTCTCGGTCCCGACGACGCACACAAAGCAGCCCCTGGAGCGTCCGGAGGTCGCTCCAGCCCGGCCCCCTTTCGCTCCCACTGA